The Triticum aestivum cultivar Chinese Spring chromosome 7B, IWGSC CS RefSeq v2.1, whole genome shotgun sequence genome window below encodes:
- the LOC123159552 gene encoding putative cellulose synthase-like protein D5 gives MASDHTNYTVFMPPTPDNQPGAAPAPASGGSTKPDNLPLPRYTSGSKLVNRRSGDDGAAGGAKMDRGLSTEHVASPSKSLLVRSQTGEFDHNRWLFETQGTYGIGNAYWPQDENDDGAGMGGGSVKMEDLVDKPWKPLSRKVAIPPGILSPYRLLVLVRFVALFLFLIWRATNPNPDAMWLWGISIVCEYWFALSWLLDQMPKLNPINRAADLAALREKFESKTPSNPTGRSDLPGLDVFISTADPYKEPPLVTANTLLSILATDYPVEKLFVYISDDGGALLTFEAMAEACAYAKVWVPFCRKHSIEPRNPEAYFTQKGDPTKGKKRPDFVKDRRWIKREYDEYKVRINDLPEAIKRRAKAMNAHERKIARETAAASSDAAPPPVKATWMADGTHWPGTWLDSAPDHGKGDHASIVQVMIKNPHHDVVYGEADDHAYLDFTNVDVRIPMFVYLSREKRPGYDHNKKAGAMNAMVRASAVLSNGPFMLNFDCDHYVYNCQAIREAMCYMLDRGGDRICYIQFPQRFEGIDPSDRYANHNTVFFDGNMRALDGLQGPMYVGTGCLFRRYAIYGFNPPRAVEYHGLVGQTRVPIDPHARSGDGVADELRPLSDHPDHEAPQRFGKSKMFIESIAVAEYQGRPLADHPSVRNGRPAGALLMPRPPLDAATVAEAVSVISCWYEDNTEWGLRVGWIYGSVTEDVVTGYRMHNRGWRSVYCITKRDAFRGTAPINLTDRLHQVLRWATGSVEIFFSKNNAMLASRRLMFLQRMSYINVGIYPFTSLFLIMYCLLPALSLFSGQFIVATLDPTFLCYLLLITVTLVLLCLLEVKWSGIGLEEWWRNEQFWVIGGTSAHLAAVLQGLLKVAAGIEISFTLTAKAAAEDDDDPFAELYLIKWTSLFIPPLAIIGINIIAMVVGVSRCVYAEIPQYSKLLGGGFFSFWVLAHYYPFAKGLMGRRGRTPTIVYVWAGLISITVSLLWITISPPDDRVSQSGIEV, from the exons ATGGCAAGCGACCATACCAACTACACGGTCTTCATGCCGCCCACCCCGGACAACCAGCCAGGCgccgcgcccgctcccgcgtccggGGGCTCCACCAAGCCCGACAACCTTCCCTTGCCACGCTACACCTCGGGCTCCAAGCTCGTGAACCGCCGGAGTGGCGACGATGGCGCGGCCGGCGGCGCCAAGATGGACCGTGGGCTCTCCACGGAGCACGTAGCGTCGCCGTCCAAGTCGTTGCTGGTGCGGAGCCAAACCGGGGAATTCGACCACAACCGATGGCTGTTCGAGACCCAGGGCACGTACGGCATAGGGAACGCGTACTGGCCGCAGGACGAGAACGACGACGGCGCCGGCATGGGCGGCGGCAGCGTCAAGATGGAGGACCTCGTCGACAAGCCCTGGAAGCCGCTGAGCCGGAAGGTGGCCATTCCTCCGGGCATTCTAAGCCCCTACAG GTTGCTGGTGCTGGTGCGGTTCGTGGCGCTGTTTCTCTTCTTGATATGGCGCGCGACGAACCCCAACCCGGACGCCATGTGGCTGTGGGGGATCTCCATCGTGTGCGAGTACTGGTTCGCCTTATCCTGGCTCCTGGACCAGATGCCCAAGCTGAACCCCATCAACCGCGCCGCCGACCTGGCCGCGCTCCGGGAGAAGTTCGAGTCCAAGACGCCGTCCAACCCGACAGGCCGCTCCGACCTGCCGGGGCTCGAtgtgttcatctccaccgccgatcCCTACAAGGAACCGCCGCTGGTGACGGCCAACACTCTCCTCTCCATCCTCGCCACAGACTACCCGGTCGAGAAGCTATTCGTCTACATCTCTGACGACGGCGGCGCGCTGCTCACCTTCGAGGCCATGGCGGAGGCCTGCGCCTACGCCAAGGTGTGGGTGCCCTTCTGCCGCAAGCACTCCATCGAGCCACGCAACCCGGAGGCGTACTTCACCCAGAAGGGCGACCCCACGAAAGGCAAGAAGCGGCCGGACTTCGTCAAGGACCGGCGCTGGATCAAGCGCGAGTACGACGAGTACAAGGTGCGTATCAATGACCTCCCCGAGGCCATCAAACGGCGCGCGAAGGCCATGAACGCCCACGAGCGCAAAATCGCCCGTGAGACGGCCGCCGCCTCGTCCGATGCCGCCCCGCCCCCCGTCAAGGCCACCTGGATGGCAGACGGCACCCACTGGCCCGGCACCTGGCTCGACTCCGCCCCCGACCACGGCAAGGGCGACCACGCCAGCATCGTCCAG GTGATGATCAAGAACCCTCACCACGACGTGGTGTACGGGGAGGCGGACGATCACGCGTACCTGGACTTCACGAACGTGGACGTGCGCATCCCTATGTTCGTGTACCTGTCGCGGGAGAAGCGGCCGGGGTACGACCACAACAAGAAGGCGGGCGCCATGAACGCCATGGTGCGCGCGTCCGCAGTCCTGTCCAACGGGCCCTTCATGCTCAACTTCGACTGCGACCACTACGTGTACAACTGCCAGGCCATCCGGGAGGCCATGTGCTACATGCTCGACCGCGGCGGCGACCGCATCTGCTACATCCAGTTCCCGCAGCGCTTCGAGGGCATCGACCCCTCCGACCGCTACGCCAACCACAACACCGTCTTCTTCGACGGCAACATGCGCGCGCTCGACGGCCTCCAGGGACCCATGTACGTCGGCACCGGCTGCCTCTTCCGCCGCTACGccatctacggcttcaacccgccACGCGCGGTCGAGTACCACGGCTTGGTCGGCCAGACCAGGGTGCCCATCGACCCGCACGCACGCTCTGGGGACGGCGTCGCCGACGAGCTCCGCCCGCTGTCCGACCACCCGGACCACGAGGCGCCACAGCGGTTCGGCAAGTCCAAGATGTTCATCGAGTCCATCGCCGTGGCCGAGTACCAGGGCAGGCCGCTGGCGGACCACCCCTCGGTCCGAAACGGCCGCCCGGCCGGCGCGCTGCTCATGCCGCGGCCGCCGCTCGACGCCGCCACCGTGGCGGAGGCCGTCTCGGTGATCTCCTGCTGGTACGAGGACAACACGGAGTGGGGGCTGCGCGTCGGCTGGATCTACGGCTCCGTGACGGAGGACGTGGTGACTGGGTACCGGATGCACAACCGCGGGTGGCGCTCCGTGTACTGCATCACGAAGCGCGACGCCTTCCGGGGCACGGCGCCCATCAACCTCACCGACCGGCTCCACCAGGTGCTCCGGTGGGCGACGGGGTCGGTGGAGatcttcttctccaagaacaaCGCAATGCTCGCGTCCCGCCGGCTCATGTTCCTGCAGCGCATGTCGTACATCAACGTCGGCATCTACCCGTTCACGTCCCTCTTCCTCATCATGTACTGCCTCCTGCCGGCGCTCTCCCTCTTCTCCGGGCAGTTCATCGTGGCCACGCTGGACCCGACCTTCCTCTGCTACCTCCTGCTGATCACCGTCACGCTCGTGCTGCTGTGCCTGCTGGAGGTGAAGTGGTCCGGGATCGGGCTGGAGGAGTGGTGGCGCAACGAGCAGTTCTGGGTGATCGGGGGCACGTCGGCGCATCTGGCGGCCGTGCTGCAGGGCCTGCTCAAGGTGGCCGCCGGCATCGAGATATCGTTCACGCTGACGGCGAAGGCGgctgcggaggacgacgacgacccGTTCGCGGAGCTGTACCTCATCAAGTGGACGTCGCTCTTCATCCCGCCGCTGGCCATCATCGGGATCAACATCATAGCCATGGTGGTGGGCGTGTCGCGCTGCGTGTACGCGGAGATCCCGCAGTACAGCAAGCTGCTGGGCGGCGGGTTCTTCAGCTTCTGGGTGCTGGCGCACTACTACCCGTTCGCTAAGGGCCTCATGGGGCGGCGGGGCCGCACGCCGACCATCGTCTAC